A region of the Dreissena polymorpha isolate Duluth1 chromosome 6, UMN_Dpol_1.0, whole genome shotgun sequence genome:
ataataataataataataataataataatctctttatttccCGAaagtaactcattaagacaacacattgatacaaagtcatgcaaacagtttaacaatggcaatcttattttcaatgaggccttcaaacaactatggtatgaaTAATGCATTCTTGCATTATCATGCGAACATGGATATATGTGTCgataagaatatatatataatattatatactcACAATGGGTATAAAATAGCTGACTTAATGCATTGAATAAATACTTTAGTAAGACATTGACggtgtaatagaagtgtcataaaaagcaagtctattacatgacttctcttatattattaatttctcgttcaatattaaaatagtctcaatgaacaattatttatttacagaaagtatttaagaatattaatCTATTGTCTATTACATTTTCTCATATGCACACACTCGCACGAATGAacgcatacacacacatacatacacacacatatacacacacattcaattaccatatcttaattaacacgacaaATAACAATTACTATGTCATTTACGAACTGGTCACTGTTAACATTAGCTTTTCTCGAATGATAATTGATTAACATTCGGACGGAGGAGCAGTAGAACAATCTaaaagtaatatataaatatgtgatTTCATGATATCAACACAAAATTAATCACTTCGTGCAGAGAGTTCAGATGTACAGCTAAATTACAATTACTATAATTTTGCATGAGAGACGCACATAAATATGTCTTGATGACACCAAAATGATACTTTGTACCGTAATAGCGTCATACAATTCGTTGAATACTCGATGATTGcattgttatattgttatttggaACTTATTTTGCAGATGCCTTGTCGACTGGGTATCTAGTTCTTGGATCCATTGTGACTGGTGATGTATATGAAAACTTTCTTGCATTACCGATCGAGGTAGTGGAGGGCAACACAACCATCAATACAACACGTAGACAGTCtatgtttttaaatacaaaaccAATGTCCATCGATGTTGATTACGCTCGAAAACAGCTGTATATTTATAACGAGTACACGGCGTCTCTTGAAATGCTTAATTTTGATCCCGAGACCGGTCTTCAGAATTTACCATTAAAGTCTCTGCATTCCGGACTTTCTAGAGGATACGTGACGATAGCTTTGGATTGGATTTCAAACAACCTTTACTGGACAGATCCAATATTCAGATGGGTCGCAGTGCAGTCTTTGCAAACTAATGGACATTATCGAATCCTGGTTTATGATAACATCGAGAGGCCTACTGGGATTGCTGTAGATCCGATTCACAAGTTGGTTTCATTTATGACTTTCCGTCGTTGCATGATCTAAACGCATATGTAATGTTCGATACTATATAGTTTTCATTTCTAAAGAATTTGTATGATAACTACACTAGGACAGGTTAGTATGCATGTTATGTATTTCCAATCACTTTCAATAATTCAactatagaaataatattttcttatagaccatatatatataatgttcatgTACGCTTCGAGTTTTGTTTCAAACACATAAGCGTATCTTTACCCTCAAGATATATGTTTTGGAGCGATGTCGGATCATATGCGAAGATTGAGCGTTCCAGTCTCACCGGAAATGGTCGTAAAACCATAATATCTCCCGGCAAAAATGGTAATTGtagttttatgtttgtcatttgttatgattgtttattgttgttgtttttttcaaattcttTTTATCTCTTTAAAATCAAAACTAAAAGTATATGGTCATAAATTCGAACCTGTCGAGtacttgcgtgcgtgcgtgtgtgttaaGGAGTGTGGTTCTTTAAAATTTtgatatatttcattattattgtgcatgcatatatgattagTTATGTTTTGTTCGTATTGCTGAAGatgaaatatgatatatttgttgtaaattgtattatgttagaagacgttgttgaaaataagaaatgtattacatgaattgcatattatgtaatttcatctgatgtatttcttaagtAAATCTTCTTTAAAtgaagtttttatattattttatttatagctCAACCGATAGCCCTTGATGTCGACATTGCATCATCGAAGCTGTACTGGGTTGATAATTTGCGCGATACCGTGGAGCGATCAAATTTAGATGGAAAAGAACGCTCGACTATCAGAAAAGAATACTTGCAGGACAATGCATTTTTTGATATAGCAGTATTACGCGTAGGTATAAGTAATATTTTATAACCCATATTATTTTCTTGATTGAAAATATAGTTGAGCTACAAGGACTATCAATACTATGGATACTGCACaagataaaattaatattatacagCAAGATCCATTAATGTGAATTTGCATTGTTGGTTTTGCGTTCAATTCTCATTTAGAAACATTTGCAGTATACAAAATAGACGTGTTTGTTCTGAACTGAACAATGTTTCAGGACGTTGTGTATGCACTAGAATTGTCGTCAAGCACAGGTGGAAAAGTGCACCTTTTTAACAAGGATACTGGCGTAAGCCACGCCAAGTCTATCGAATCAAAATATTCGGGAATTACATGTGTGACTTTATTTGCACCACAACCTACAATAACAGGTTTACCAATACTTTAATCGCAAGCATCATTCTATGTGAATTATGaagaaaatacattatttattttcaaacgatGGCctcttttaaccatttttattattatacttacaGGAAGAACTTAATGCAgcctatatatattatatatatataaatatatatatacatatatctgtTTTTTGTTAAATTGCGACGTTTTAGATGTGTAACATGTAAACTATATTTTAACTATGTTATCATATGCCAATTTATATACAGATTACTGTTCAAACATTCCATGTGAGAGTATTTGTGTGAGCGAAACGACAGGACCCGAATGTTTGTGTCGTGAGGGGTTTACGTTGAATGCCGATGGACGCACATGTTCAGGTATTGTGtccttatatatttgtttatcgttCGTATATAAATTCATATTTCGATTTAATGTCTAATACgcgaaacaaaaacataaaacgaAAACCAAACTGATTTTTATatcgttttttgttgttgttttttcattataaaaacaaacaggAAACATATGTCCATATTAAtatttcgttttaattttaatattacaaaaatcaGTATTTGAACATTCAAACTATGTGTTTGGTCCCGTTTACCGTTCTTGATTTGATACAACGGTAAAATACGAATTAGCCATGCTTTGAAGAATCAACAGGTTTTCTTTGTTAATtctttgttgcaaaaaaaaacattttggtagTAAACGTCATTACAATCAACGTTATTCTGGTGCAGCAGCATATaagtatttgtgtgttttttttccaaataattgtATTTACGTTTATGACATGTGTTACAAAGCAATCTCAATTTAAACGCTTTTTGAGTGCATACTGTATTGGTCATAAAGTCAGTATAATGTATGAAGGATCTCCCTGTGCCTATCATAATTGTTGCTATGAAGGCTATGGCTTATAGAGCTGAGTGTTTATTTATTGTAAGTAATTGCATATGCTAACTTGCCAACCTAAATAAAAACCAATACATAAAAAGGAAACTTGTGAACAAGTGTGTATGGACGAATTATACAATAATAGTTGTCAGAGACCATGCACATTTGCAAAATTATTTTCCAGACCGTAAAGTAAATATAACAGACAGATAGAGTGGAAGACATATAGACACATAGACGGACATAGGTCTATTGTGATTTCAGTATTCCCTCCTTGACTTCGCATCGGGGATATAAAAATTATTGTTGGTTGATTCAATAGGCTGCGGTTGATcggttaatattgttaataataaaccgCAAATTATTTAAGGTGACAGAATAACGAAAACGTTTTCGGAACAACTATTATACTATTCCCTTATTTTAGAACACAAGTCAATGGTTCTTGGTAATAATATAACACGTAACGGTCAATATGAACGAGATagtgaaaatatgaaataattgaCAATATATATACCTTTAAAaccatttgcaataaattttcaTATTCCAGAAATATGGACAACGTTTTTATTAGAATATAATACTCGTTATTTTATTAGGCTCTACGCTTTTGAGGCTTTTTTTTATGAAACCGCAAGGTATTGATCATTCGTGTTTATTGAACATGTTTCTATTGTCTTAAAGAATAGTTTAACTCAGcattgcattaaatgttttgcTTAATAGCCATACACGTGCTTTTTTTAAACGTGTAACTTACTTTAAAAGAAATTGTctatgacaataaatgttgcaGTAGAATACGCGAGAACACGTGTAGGCGATGACGCAATTCCCCACACAGGTTAAATATGTCGGTGGATCTTTATCATATCCATCTATGATCAACGTTTATAACGCTGACCTGCAATTAAGCAGAATTATACCCCTCTATGTGCATATATAATACATGTTCATCTTTTGCAATCTTTTTTGCATTGTATCTACAGTAGACATTCAATTCAATATTCATGGGCAGCAACTCTCATCTGCACAAAGCAGAGTAATGTCCAGTGTTTACTTCTAAAATTGAGGTTAAAATTAAAGTGTTTGTTTATCACTAACTTCAGTTTGCTCAAAACAAGCTCAATAACGTTGAATATGGCAAGCTTACCTATAATTCAGCATGTAAGGAAAATTGGGTCAAGGTCTCtattaaatagataaaatatttattttaaataactctAGTTAAGTGTGGAATCATTAAATTGAAAGTGTATGTGTACTATGTTATTGCATTTTAGATAAGTCGGGTATAGGTCATTGTGAAGTTTACTGATACtaaaaaagaaaaccaaattCTTTCAATAACTTTGGGTTCGATGAAGGTATTTTGCTTTTATGTAATGCGACAGTTCCGTACATGCAGacatagctggaaattgcaatTAGGCCTGTCTGGTCAAGGTAACGTTAACAAATTGCAAAGTTCTTAAAagtgaaatgttaaaattggatAACGATTGAAATCTAGCGTAATTCATTTTTGTAGTAATGTATATGTTCAGGTTTGAATGTGCATAAAACTaggtaaatattataaatattgagCCTCTAATATGTATTCACAGGTCACTGACAATATGAAAGACAAACACTCGTTGGCTCTTGGGACAGCTCCTGTTAGCTAGTCTAATCGAAGAGTAAATAGATCTACAAGAATGTGCCTTTATGACACACATGTATCTGTCTGTTTTATTCCAATTCTGTGTATGtgatttaatgtataacatatatttcaatgaTCTTAgtgcattaacatatttttgttcatGGTAGAtgttctctttgaaaaaaaaatccaattactGACTACATTGTATTCACACctgtttaacaaatgaaaaaaagttcCACACTTTTGCTAAACATATACATTCGATTGATACTGTCAACAATTTCCCTGAAGGCATGAATTGCGACATGAAGCTCTTTCACAGCATATTATATTCCGTTCGGGTGCCTGCACTTCGAGCATCTTGCGGGCTGTAGGCTCTCGTAGCAGGTGTCCACACATGTATTGAATCCAAATTGTgatttacaacaagatgcaaaCATAGTGTGCTACACTGATCCTGTTTTTATCACTCTATCTTGTTATAAATATCAGAGAAAATGTTTCAATGCCTCGAGCAATGGATTAACGCAATGGGATCTTTCATAATTCTTATCCGCAGTATTATGTTTGGTGCTTCTTTATAGGATAGAGAAAACGTGCTTAAAACAATTATGAAATTATTAGAAATTCCATGCAAGACAATGGCATTCAAACAGCGGAAGCAGAACGCTACATTATTGTCCACTAGTTCAAGCGCATCAGGAGTTGACGATGATGTGGATACAATTGAATTAATTTCATTGAATAAAGCGTTGGTTGTGTTGCACAGACTCTTTCAACGTTTGAATTAATGAGCAAACGAACTTGATTTTTATACAAgaaaataatattacaattttCAATTAATGAATGCACCTTTAATGATCACGCAAGCGAAAGCGCCCTTGTTTGCGTGTTTCGCTTTTCGTATTCCATATGCTCTTTCTTTTAGTAAAGTGTTAAAAGTTTGGAATTGCTTCTTTTGGTTCGAATGTTTACGcagaaatgatttttttgttgaGAAATTTCTTTAACGATTAATTAATGCATTTATTTCTcattaatattttcttacacATATGTTCCTGCAAGTATTTGACGAATTCATTGCGAGATGGAATTGATCAGTTTCAATATTGACAGTTCGAATACAACTTTAACATTATATTATGTAAGGCGACGTTAAAAGTTAAACATTGGGAAACTTTTGTTAGCCGCAAAatgtttgattttgttatttctaaacgaaatacaattattataaagCAGCATTTTATGAGACATAGCGCAATATATTTCCCAGTTATAATCGTCGTACCgccttttatttatataatatacattttcccTATTTTCGTATGTTGGTCATTTGTTCAGACACCAAACGCATGAGACGAATCTCTCACTTTAATGTTTAATTAACAACGCGGTAGCAATAAATGATAAATCATAATGTAACATATTTTTCCCGTAAAACGATTTATTATCAGCGTTTTCTAACTAGTTATGAAACATATGAAGGCAAATGTTTCTCAACTTATATTTCCGTTATTGTGTTTATCGCATATATTTCCTGTCACTTACGAAATGCACATGATTTTAATAGATTTCTCATGACGAAAAAAATCGTCTGCAGATGTTCACAATGGAATAGAAAAAAACAAACTcgtaacaaaataaaatgttgatatacttcaacatattattattgtacatttttgttttaaataatgacaaaaaagcAAATAGTCTTCGCTTAAGtatcaaacattttcaaaagtattaatATCATGCAATCAAGTACAGTAAACAAAAGGTGTGCTGGGGACCTTGGACCATTCATTTTAAATGTGAATAATTGGACTTTGtttatagaaaacatgcatgtaTTGGTAAACGTTCTCATTTGTCGGAAAAACGAAAATACGGTTATATTCACGGACCGTtagtttttaaatgttttcaaaacattagtttgtaaacaaaataagaaaatcaaAACGGTGTCATTTAAGCGCTCGGCAAATAAACCTTATTCGGACCTCAAATATTCACTTATTACAAACAACTGCTTACTTGTATATGTACTAATTTCGCATAAATATTTGCTCGCGAATTGGTAAATTAATTCAGGTAAATGTTATTAAGATTAAAGTAAATTACATTGTTGATTAGGGTAAATTTCATTTTACAACATGTAATTGTAAACTAGTGCACAAAACGTCTTTGACAAGTTcagaaattgcaaaaaaaaatacaattgcgCGTTACATTTCGTGTAAAACGGGTCGTTTTTGTCGTGCAACgtcaatttatttacattttgttttgaatttgttCCTGTTTCGTAGTTAAGAAGGTGGTAAGATACATATACTACAAATAGTGCATGCCTATATCTTTTGTGGTTTTGCAGAGACTACAGGTCTTCTTCACCGTGCCCTGGTCTGGGCTACAGCTACCACAGTATGTGCTGCTGATATAACAGGGATCCATGACGAATTGAAATACATAGCGACTAACAAGACATGTTTCCCGAATCTTGGGTCGAATCTAAATTGGCTTACAGTCGGTATGTGACTTATCGGCTTCATAACGTCGAGTGCCATTGTTTAATAACTGAAGTGATAAATTTTGAGGTCTGAACACATGGTAATAATTGGTGGCAATTCTGActtaaatttataatatataaacacagttataccttatatatatatatatatatatatatctatataatatatctatataatatatataatatattatatatatatatatatatatatatatatatatatagattcaCACGATCAAACGATTATATTTGCGGATGGCAGTGATATCTATAAAGTGGCATTAGATGACGTCCACACGAAGCAACGTATTGCATCAGCAACGGAAAACGTGacaggtattgtttgttaaaacaGACCCtgacatttttcataattttaatttggcacttcagtaaagtatgttaatacatgCGGTGCATATGTTcttaaatacacatatatttttttacttgatATGGTATGTTTTAACGATCACTCTGTCCCTATCTCTGATTAAATTAGTGCAGTTAATGTCGTAAGCATTTGCCCTTAATAAAGGTTAATTACCTATTCCAGGGAGCTATGACTGAAGTAAGGTTAAAAACGGCAGCACATCTAACTTACAATCAAGCAAACTTTATCATTAGTTACCCACACTCGCCGTCGTATGTCgtgtaaattgtaattaattttaagcaatgtgttgaatatatttgaTTTGACATTTGAAAGTGTGGTCTTTTGTAATTTATATAGTGTGTGAAATAGTTTGTTGTAAGTGTCGGGCGGCCATATGCGCCTTACGCCGTACTTGAGTAAACCGTTTGATTCATTAATTGAACACATCAACATTATTCGGTTTTAGAATACTTAATTATTTCACAATATGTATATATCACCATACATGTCGCCGCTGAATGTTAAAAAGGGAAACGAACATGGAAATGAACCAATTTTCATGTCTCAGCAGGTAACAAGTAACCATCTGGTCTCTAGAATGGCCTTATTGCAAATGATACTTTGTGTGCATTTGCTGCTAAATGTGTTAAGCCTGTCAACGACTATTCAGGCGTACATGGCAATGTTTGTAAATACCTTCACAAATTGTAAAAGCTATTCATTTGAGAACCAATTATGGCAATAAAAGCAGGAACTTGTGTTACAATACATTAATTTCAATACCACCTAAATGAACTTGCATTTGTGTATACGTTCGAAATTGCGTTGAGTTGCAGCTGTACATTGTGTGTCCCGTCACCATCTGGAATCTTATTTGTAATGAAAATGCTAAATCCtacatatttattaatgaatCAACGCGCTACCTTGAACATTTAACCGACCGCGTTATTTTTAGTTCATCGACACAATTACTTTAagtactttatttttgttttttatttctttaagagTTACTTTGCTTACTGTTTAAAACTGTAAATAAACAGTTAATAATATCAATTAGGTCTAGCAGTAGATTGGGGAAGCAAAGATGTTTACTGGTGCCAAGGAAAACCTGGAACAGggaaaataaaagttttatctcAAACAACAACGAACATGCATACGCTCATTTCAAGCGGATTGAATAATCCGAAGGCACTGAACGTTATTCCGTGGCAAAGGTAAGAAACGAATAAATGCATGcgtacaaatacttaaaaatagtATCCGCTTGATTGATGGAATAACAAGGAAACGACAATAACATATGTCgacacaattaacaaaaaaaacgaACTATATTATCTAGTCACGACATTTTTATCACTTACGTTTCCAAATTTACATAAAACATGAATGCTTAAAATGTAAGTTTTCGATCATTACGGCAGTTGGTACCTGTTTTAGTAAAATGATATGGATACAAGGAAGATCAGGAAGCTATCAGATCAAGATGGCCCATATGCAAGGGACCTATATTCAGACTATTGTAGACTGGAAGTTCTTGTTCGAACCTCGAGACCTTACTGTTGATGCAACAACCGAACTGTTTGTATATGATATATGATTCTGTACCTATTTAATGTTAATTCTAATAGATGCGTATTCAATGACATTTTTTGCTAAAACATCCTTTTTACGGCAATACATTGTTATTTTTGTGTCGTTTATGTAATCTGCCATAAACATAATAAGAGATCATTCACAAATAAGTTGTTAGATTCATttagtttaaattgataatttgtcTCACAATTTATCATACttataaaaatgtttgttattaTATTTACAGAGTGTATTTTATTGACGGACAAGATTTAAGATCAGTTAAGTTAGATGGGACACAACTGACAACAATAGATGGCGGAGCTTCAAAGTCGATTTTGCCTCTAAAACTTCATTCATACAAGGTTATTTTAAGTGTTCTTGTGGCAGCTTACCAGCGCAGTAATGCCCACAATATCGTAATATACGTGCTTTTTGTAAGAGCGATACATGTAACTGGTGAAATAAATGCATTAAGTAATCatgattaaaaacaaatgcaacaaatTTCAAATGCGTAGAGAtagttaattataatataaaactatttgcACATTGTTATGTTTACTTATTCATACGGCTATAGTCATGTTGTATGAAAACTAAATATCGACGATGTTGGGTCTTCAATGAAAGACCATAATACTATGTCTAAAAAGTTTTAATTTCCAGAATCACCTCCTTGTGGCAGACTCAGGCGTCAACCTGGATGTCGTGTCTCTGATGGAGACATCAAGCAACTCTTACACTCTGACTACCCTCGTAGCTGTTACTGATATAGGTGTTTTTGATATCACCGAACAGCCAAAAGAGAAAGGTAAATGCATATGTTAATGATATGTGCTTCTATTCCTTTGCATTTTTCAACAATTGTAAAATTTTACAATCCATCATATGTTGGTCGTATGTTTATTCAATCGTCTCCATTGAATGAAGTTATAGTACTTTTTGACTTAATgcctaaaatatttataaaaaacacatatatgaGGCGGTCAAAAAACTTAGAAATATCAATTCACATTTTGTTTCCAAAAGGTGCCTGCGATGCTGATAATGGATTCTGTCAGCACATCTGTATTCCACTTGGTCGAGAGAGAATATGTCAGTGCCGTTTTGGTTACGTACTTGATGACAACAAGGAAACATGTTCATCAGGTACTTGTCAATTTATGTTGTCCGTCGATGAGCTTACATACCCGTTCAGGAGCTAACGTAAATCATCAATCAAAATTAGAATGATATGCTTATTAGTTAGGGAATGTATGGAACTTGTGTTTTTGATAAACATGGCACAACTGCTATGATTTGTGAAATAGCAGAGTATCATTTTCCGAAGTTCGACAAATAACGGAATTCATAAACTTCTGTAAACACATATTATATTGCACCTTTAATAACTTTATATTAGATCGATATGCCAATGTTTAAACACGTGTTCCAACGGCCCTTTTTATTTCAGAACCACTGTCGGACAATTTTATGTATGTTTCGGATTGGTACAATGATGAAATATATCAAGTTTCTCTAATAAATGACGCTGTAAACGCCCTTGATATTAAGCACATCGATTCCCCTACTGGCGTACTTTACAACTCAATTACGAAAAGAATAATATGGATACAGACCTCATCAACAAAAATTCATTCTGCAAATGCCAACGGTACGGGATATTCAGAGGTATTTGATGTTGGTAAGTTCATgacataaatacataataatatctGTATTGGTCTTTGGTTTGATAGAACTTAACTTTGCATTGCTATTGCTTTTGTAATAgcgtttttattatttaattgtatttaccAGTTTTGACCCGACTGTTTATCTGATAGGCCTTTCATGAATGATCGGTGTAGGGTATGTCAGCAAACAACATTATCCCAGTTTTGAAAATATGAAACAGAaagttgaaatatttttaatgcaTAAAAGCGTGAACAGATCCATTTAAGTGAATACAAATGCATGGTATAGATGTATGTTTCACTTTGAATTGTACTTGTTTTCAACTTGTGAAAACGTTAAGTGGCTTTTAACATTCACATTCGAAAAGAACACCCAAAACACATGAATTATTGTTATCAAATTAgaacatgaaatacatgttaatgcGGTTTATAATGGCAAATAGGTATAAAAGATTAAATGGTATCGCAAtgtcaaaacaaatttaaaataaatatatgtatggcACTCTTCTTACAGTTTGCTAGTTGCGGAAACGTAGTGTCCTCCGACTTTTcactatattttataataaaaatgcattGTTCTAACGTGTGCAAATAATTGTCAATTATATATTAACTTATATTTAGCCAACTCTATCAGTGATTTAAATACCACAACTTGTCAGTTTTGTAATGGTAATATGTCAGTCACTATAGCAGATGTGTAGCTTTTTGAGGTTCTATATCACTATTATTGTGGTATTCATTAATTGATTTCATTAGTGTACAATTCCcttgaaaacacagttttattgATATACAATAGTGTCGTTTTTATTTAGCGGCAACTGTTTGTGTTGCAACAAAAGCATCAACCATTACTTTTTATGAAACCGTCTTCTCTTCTTATTCTTTAAATGAACTGTTTTTCGGTTTCTGCACATAGCTAGCGCTGAACCTCATCGCCTGGCACTTGACTACAGTACAGGGGACATTTTCTACACCGCTGAAGGATCAAACACATTGCCGACGAAGTTCACCGGAATCGGAGTTGTGTCGCCTAATGGTATTCATAGAAAAGTGATCTTGGAAGGTGTTAAACCGAGGGCTATTGCC
Encoded here:
- the LOC127836330 gene encoding low-density lipoprotein receptor-related protein 5-like isoform X1, with protein sequence MWTVRIIVTVFAFYEVVVSDALSTGYLVLGSIVTGDVYENFLALPIEVVEGNTTINTTRRQSMFLNTKPMSIDVDYARKQLYIYNEYTASLEMLNFDPETGLQNLPLKSLHSGLSRGYVTIALDWISNNLYWTDPIFRWVAVQSLQTNGHYRILVYDNIERPTGIAVDPIHKYMFWSDVGSYAKIERSSLTGNGRKTIISPGKNAQPIALDVDIASSKLYWVDNLRDTVERSNLDGKERSTIRKEYLQDNAFFDIAVLRDVVYALELSSSTGGKVHLFNKDTGVSHAKSIESKYSGITCVTLFAPQPTITDYCSNIPCESICVSETTGPECLCREGFTLNADGRTCSETTGLLHRALVWATATTVCAADITGIHDELKYIATNKTCFPNLGSNLNWLTVDSHDQTIIFADGSDIYKVALDDVHTKQRIASATENVTGLAVDWGSKDVYWCQGKPGTGKIKVLSQTTTNMHTLISSGLNNPKALNVIPWQSKMIWIQGRSGSYQIKMAHMQGTYIQTIVDWKFLFEPRDLTVDATTELVYFIDGQDLRSVKLDGTQLTTIDGGASKSILPLKLHSYKNHLLVADSGVNLDVVSLMETSSNSYTLTTLVAVTDIGVFDITEQPKEKGACDADNGFCQHICIPLGRERICQCRFGYVLDDNKETCSSEPLSDNFMYVSDWYNDEIYQVSLINDAVNALDIKHIDSPTGVLYNSITKRIIWIQTSSTKIHSANANGTGYSEVFDVASAEPHRLALDYSTGDIFYTAEGSNTLPTKFTGIGVVSPNGIHRKVILEGVKPRAIAIEPVKGFLFWTDYGTSVLMRANTDGTNIVTLYTSLESPNGIAIDISASTLYVADGGTTNIIYRCGYEANTCVQYFKDTEVRLRDIQLLGNYLYYTAWNKVSITKLHKTNTNDTAQIANNAEFGRLNCISLHSSKFFQINVGVLKDPSPTSGIGDFTSNTDTYSSSKIMYIGAGVGGTIAIVIIVVVIVIVFIKCGRKKPQTSARYEENPQHAHANAALEQSSMFEGGAVTLRTHDEKPYSMPDNLGGVSHNSGRLTIDETIDPIKHCPTNDAPHPPTKWRKMPRNCELSDVYSTPSKERRSVLNSSDQC
- the LOC127836330 gene encoding low-density lipoprotein receptor-related protein 5-like isoform X2, coding for MWTVRIIVTVFAFYEVVVSDALSTGYLVLGSIVTGDVYENFLALPIEVVEGNTTINTTRRQSMFLNTKPMSIDVDYARKQLYIYNEYTASLEMLNFDPETGLQNLPLKSLHSGLSRGYVTIALDWISNNLYWTDPIFRWVAVQSLQTNGHYRILVYDNIERPTGIAVDPIHKYMFWSDVGSYAKIERSSLTGNGRKTIISPGKNAQPIALDVDIASSKLYWVDNLRDTVERSNLDGKERSTIRKEYLQDNAFFDIAVLRDVVYALELSSSTGGKVHLFNKDTGVSHAKSIESKYSGITCVTLFAPQPTITDYCSNIPCESICVSETTGPECLCREGFTLNADGRTCSETTGLLHRALVWATATTVCAADITGIHDELKYIATNKTCFPNLGSNLNWLTVGLAVDWGSKDVYWCQGKPGTGKIKVLSQTTTNMHTLISSGLNNPKALNVIPWQSKMIWIQGRSGSYQIKMAHMQGTYIQTIVDWKFLFEPRDLTVDATTELVYFIDGQDLRSVKLDGTQLTTIDGGASKSILPLKLHSYKNHLLVADSGVNLDVVSLMETSSNSYTLTTLVAVTDIGVFDITEQPKEKGACDADNGFCQHICIPLGRERICQCRFGYVLDDNKETCSSEPLSDNFMYVSDWYNDEIYQVSLINDAVNALDIKHIDSPTGVLYNSITKRIIWIQTSSTKIHSANANGTGYSEVFDVASAEPHRLALDYSTGDIFYTAEGSNTLPTKFTGIGVVSPNGIHRKVILEGVKPRAIAIEPVKGFLFWTDYGTSVLMRANTDGTNIVTLYTSLESPNGIAIDISASTLYVADGGTTNIIYRCGYEANTCVQYFKDTEVRLRDIQLLGNYLYYTAWNKVSITKLHKTNTNDTAQIANNAEFGRLNCISLHSSKFFQINVGVLKDPSPTSGIGDFTSNTDTYSSSKIMYIGAGVGGTIAIVIIVVVIVIVFIKCGRKKPQTSARYEENPQHAHANAALEQSSMFEGGAVTLRTHDEKPYSMPDNLGGVSHNSGRLTIDETIDPIKHCPTNDAPHPPTKWRKMPRNCELSDVYSTPSKERRSVLNSSDQC